In Streptomyces sp. NBC_00341, the DNA window GGGAGCGCCTCAAGGACAAGGCGCGCCGGCTCCAGGAGCGAAGTGATCAGGTGAGCACGAAGGGCGACGGAGGCATGAATCCCCTCTGAGCCCCCCGTGAGATCCCCTCTGAGATCCCCGTCGCCCGCCGTCCGCAGGCGCGGTGGTCACCGGGGAGGGCGGCGGGCGGCCGGGCACGAGCGCCGCGGCGGCCCGGCCGCCGGCCCTACTGGGTGAACCGAGGAAGCCACTTCACCTGGTACTCGGGGTGCCCCGCGTGCTCGGCGGCCATCTGCCGGACCACGAAGCCCAGGCCGAAGGCGCGCCCGGAGGCGAAGTCCCGCTCGGGCCGGTCGGTGTCCAGCGCGGCCACCTCCGCGTACTCGTCCAGGAGCACGCGGCTGGTCTCGATGCGCTGGAGAGTGCGCGCGGGATCCTGCCGGGCGATGTGGTGGTCGTAACCGTGCGTCCGCAGACTGAACGCGATCGCGCCGGTGCGGTCGTGGATCTCACCCGGCACCTCGGCCGGACACCGCCACCCCTCGCCGCCGGCCGCACGCGCGACGTCTTCTTCCTCGTCGAGACGCGCCCGGACGAACGCGACCAGGCGGGCATTGTCTGTCATCAGGTCCTGAATCCTTCCCCATCGGCCCCACACCTCAAGGGGCCGTGCTGGAGAGTATCCCGCCGCGCCGCGTGCCCCGTAGCAGCTCATCGCCCGCCGTGTGTCCGCTGTTGCGCGCGGGGCGCCGGGCGGCTGTTCCCGGCCGATGAGAAGACCGGAGAGACGGCCGGAGGCCCCACGGCTCCCGGGGGAACCGGTGGGGCCTCCGGGGCGCGCTCAGCGATACGGCCGCGCCCCGTTCTCGTACCCGTGCCTGTGCCTGTGCCTGTGCCTGTGCCTGTGTCCGGCCGGTCAGTGGGCGGTCTGCGCCGGTTCCAGGACGAAGACCGGGATCTGCCGGTCGGTCTTCTTCTGGTAGTCGGCGTAGTCGGGGAACGCCTCGACGGCTCGTTCCCACCACAGCGCCTTCTCGTCCCCGGTCACCTCCCGGACGTTCATGTCCTGGCGCACCGGGCCGTCCTGCAGTTCGGCACGCGGGTCGGCGGTGAGGTTGTAGTACCAGACGGGGTGCTCGGGGGCTCCGCCCTTCGAGGCGACCACCGCGTACGCACCGTTGTGCTCGACGCGCATGAGCGGTGTCTTGCGGATCTTCCCGCTCCTGGCTCCCCGGGTGGTCAGGATGATGACGGGCAGGTCCCGCATCGTCGTCCCTTCCGTACCGCCCGAACTCTCGTACTGCTCGACCTGGTCCCGAACCCACTGGGAGGGGCTGGGCTCGTACTCACCCTGCAGAGGCATGATGTCTGTCCCGTCGTCGAAGATCCGGCCGTGACACTTCATCGGCCGCGGTTCCTCATCATCGCTTCAACCACATCGGCCGCCCCGAATCCAGGGCCCGGCCGACGTGTCGCGCCGGGCGGTGTCAGCCGTGGGGCCGGCGCCCGTAGCCGCTGCGCCTGCGGGCGGCCGCCACGAAGCCGCCGACCGCGAACACGGCCAGCCCGGCGGCGCCCCCGATGACCGCGGGCACCAAGGTCCTGGTCCGTCTCGGGGCGAGCGGCTCCCGCGCGCCCCGGAACCGGGCACCGAGGGGGCCGACGGCCTCGCTCCTGCCCGGCCCGAACGCGTCGAGCGGACCGTGCACCAGCACCACCGCGGCCCTGGCGCCTCCGTCCGGGCCCGGTGCGGCGTACGCGACCTCCTCCGCCGCCGCGACCGGCACCCCTCCCGCGCTCACCACCACGGTGAAGGCGGCCGCGAAGGCGTACCCGCGACGCGAACGCGCCCACACCCCGGAGGGACGCGGGCGGCCGGGGCCGAGGAGGTTCGATATGAGCATGCTGATCCCATTTCTGCGGACGCGGTCACGGACTCAGCGTCGCCGTGCCCGGCCGGATCGGCGCGGCCCGCACAGCATGCGGGTGACGGAGCCTGCCATCCGGGTGCCGGCCGGGATCGCGGGTGCCACGCCAAGGACCCCCGCCCGGTACGGGGCAGGGGTCCTTCTCCTACCGGCCCGCCGAAGGTCGCGCCGTGGTCGGCCACAGTGCTCCGGAGCGGCGGGCCGGTGCGTGCGGGATCAGCTGACGTTGACGTCGATGCACGCGTAGAAGGCGTTGGCCGTGTCAGCGATGTTCCAGACCGCGAGGACCTTCTGCTGGCCCTTGAGGCTGCCGAAATCGACCTGGTGGGTGACGGTCGCGCCGGGCTGGGCGCCGTTGTCGTTGAACTCCGCGATCTTCTGGCCGCTCGCGAAGTACTGCCATGTGCTGGTGGAGTGACGAGCCGTCAGCACCCACTGGAACGAGGTGCTGGAACTCACCGGAGTGACCTTCCAGCCCTTGGCGTCGTCGTCGAGCTCGGCGAACGCGCTGTTGCCGCCGCTGCAACTGGTCAGCCCCTTGGGACCTTCCACGCTCTGCGGCTCGTAGGTGATGGAACCGCAGCTGACCGTTCCGGCGGCACACTGCGCCTGCCTGCTCGGCGGTGACGAGATGTAGCCGTGAGCGCTGGCCGACCCTGCCGGGAGGGACAGGGCGAGTACCGGTGCGAGTACGGCACCGACGGCTACGGCGGTCTTCCTTTTCGCGTGCATGCTTCTCCTTCACATGAGGCATCGCTGCGACGCGGGCGGACTGTGGGGAGCCCGATAGCGGCAGTCCAGCCTCTCAGGTGTGGGGCCAAGAGGCGCGAAGGGAACGGCAGGATCCATGACCGGACACACCCGCAAACGCGGATGTCCGGCGCCGTCCCTGCACTTGGACTAGACCATACCCATCGAGGCGTGACCGTCAAGGGTGCTGCACTTCAAGGGAGTTGGGCGAGGGACCGACCCAAGGAGCGAAACCACCGAGCGGACCGGTCAACGGAGACCGGTCCGCTCGGTGGCCGTGCTTACTTTCGGACGTCACCGTAATGGACCGTGACCTGCTCGAAGCCGAGCGAGCCGAGCAGGCCCTGGAGCATGGCGGTGGTGTTCTTCTCGGCGCGCTGTGTCAGCCCGCTCTCCTTCGCCGCCTCACCGATGTGCTGGGCCGCCAGCTTGTTCACCGCCTGCTCGCTGCCGGGGTTGTCGGAGAAGAAGTCCCCGATCCGGTCGAAGAGCCCGCGCTGCTTGGACACCGCGTAGGAGCGGTCGGGATCGAGCGCCGGTTTCCCGAGGACGGCGTGCGGCAGCCGGAGCTCGGCCGTGGTCCGGTCCTCGTTGACGACGACTCCGTTTTCGGCGACGTCGCCCAGGTCTACGGAGGCGCCGACCGTGCCCGCACCGACGTACAGCGTGCGGGAGCCCCGGATCGCGTCCGGGAGGAACTTCGTGTCCTTCTCCAGATCGACGACGACCTGGAAATTGCCCGCCGCCGCCTCGTACCTGCTCATGTCACGAATCGACTTGAGCACGGCGGGACCCGAGCGGTCGTTGGTCTTCTCGCCGAAGATGTCACCCAGCCCCGGCAGCAGACTGAGCCGCGTGCCGAGGAGAAGCAGCGCGACGGCGACCGCGCCGACCGCGACCACCCTCCCCCATCGCCGACTGCGGCGGGGGCCGTTGCCACGGCCGCCGCCCGCCTGCCTGTCGGACTCGCCCGGTGCGTCTGTCGGTAAGTCGGTGGAAGTCATACTCCCCGTGTGACCCGACTGCCCGGATTCACTCCGCCGTCCGCCGCGGTTCCGCTCGATTCCGTACGTTGATACAGACGGCCGACCGGGCGTAGTCCTCGGCGGCGGTGATCGCATCGAGGTGCTCGAAGTCCGAGTCCTCGCCGTCCGCCGGTGCGAACTGCCTCAGGGGCTGTCCATGTCATCGCCCGACCATGCCTGTTGACGGGTGCACGATGCGGCCACTTTGCTGCCGCATCCACATATCGGTGTCGTCGGACGATGACCTGGTGACGGATGTCGTGAGGGCGCTCACGAGCCCGAGGACCAGGAAGAGCACCACAAGCGCCTTGGCCGCGCCGCTCATGACCAGCGGCCGGGTGGCGGAGCGCCCCTGCCGCTCCGGCACGGAGAGCGCGTCCTCACCGAAGAGACGCTTGGGGTAGGCGGGGCTGAGCAACGACATGTAGGCGGACACGCGCATGTCGTAGCGCAGGGTGGCGGCCGTGGCCTGGAAGAGGGGGCGGGGCATACGTCCCAGGATCAGTGTGATCAGCCACCACAGGATCGCCAGGACGTACCAGCCGGATGTGACGAGGCTCTGCACGATCGCGGCGGGGATCACCAGGATCAGCCGGAAGAAGACGGCCAGCCGGTTCAGCCCGGTCGGGCGGACGTCGATCTGAACCGGATAGCCGGACGGCGGGTTCAGCGCGAAGGGCGGATAGCGGTCGACGAGCAGCATGCCGCTCGCGCCGACCCTCGTTCGGTAGCCAAGCACTCCGGCGAGGAAGCGGAAAACGGGCTCCGGCAGTCGTCCCAGTACGAGGGCGGCGAACCAGCCGAACACAGCGGTGAAGAAGGCCGCGATCTCCAGGAAGAACAGCACGACGAAATGCGGGATCAGCAGAAGCAGCCGGACCAGGACGGTGAGCCGGCGCTGACGGATGGGCTCGATGAGGTCCAGCACGGGGAGGAATTCATCCGCGTCCCCCGCCCTTCGCCCCGGGCTCCACTGTGCGTCGGCCATGGCGCTCCCCTCAGGCAGGTGATCGCGTACGCCCTCTGCGCACTCCGCGTCCCCTACGCTCGGGCCCGGGAAAGCGGGCCGCAAACGGCCACGGGCCGATCGGGTGCCCGCCGGCCCGGGCCCGGAGGGTCAGCGACCGCGGAACCGGTCCAGCAGCGCACGGCCCGGGCTGGTGCGCTCCGTGTCCGCACGCGGGGTCTTGCCGCGTGCGGACACGGACTTGGGCTTGGCCGCTGTGGCGCCCGCTTTCGGCGTGGGCTTGGGCTTGGGCTTTGCCGTTGTGGCGGCGGCCTTGGGCTTGTTCGTTGCGACGGACTTGGGCTTGGGCTCGGGCCGGGGCTTCGCGTTCGCCCGGGGCTTCGTCCCGGGCTTCTTCGCCGGTGACTTCGGGGGTTTCGCCCCTTGATTCGTCGTCGGTTTCGTCCGCTCCGCGACCTTCGCCCACGCCCCCTGCCAGGGCCGACGGCGTGTCTCCGTCCCGTGCGCGTCGCGTGCTGCCGACTTCGGCGCGCGGGTGCGTTCATCCACCGGCTCAGGCACCGGCTCCGGCTCCGGTCCGGCCGCGAGCACGTGGTAGCGGTGACTCAGGCGACGGCCCAGCAGCAGATAGCCGAGGAGCGCTCCCGCGGTGTTGAGAATGACGTCGTCGACGTCGAAGGCCCGCCCGGCGACGAGCGCACCCTGCACCAGTTCGACGATCGCTATGACCAGCACGGTCAGCAGGACCATGCGGATCATCCGCAGGCGGCGCGGTACGAGAATGGGCAGAAGCACGCCGAACGGCATGCCCAGTACCAGGTTTCCGCCCGCCTGCTTGCAAGCCGCGAGAAAGGTGTAGTCCTCGGCGTACTGCCGCAGCGAGCGGCCGGGACGCAGATTCGACTTCACGAGTTCCTCCGAGGCCGGCGACGGGGTCAGCGTCACCTTCGCCAGCACAACGGAGAAACCGACCATGGCCACGAAGGCCAGCACCAGGAAAGTCACCTGCAGAAGAACGCTTCCCCACGTTCTGCGCCGCGTTCCGCTCTGCGTACCACTCTCAGCCTCTGCGTTCATGGGCGACAGGTGCCCCCGTCCGGTCGGACCACACCTGGCCGGTGGCGCCGCCGCGGAATTGGCGTGTCCCTCAGGGCCTTTGGAGCTGACCTCCGTACATCGAAGCAGCCGTGGCCGCCCGGTCAGCGCCGGTCCGCGAGAACCTCACGGGCCGCACGTGCCCCGGAGGCGAGTGCTCCCTGCACCGATCCGGTCGCGCGGTGGTCCCCGCACACGTACCGGCCCGGTCCGACGCGTGAGGTGCGGGACAACGGCCACGGCGGCGGCATGGCGGGCAGCGCTCCCGGCACCGAGTAGGTGGCGAGCAGGTCCCAGGCGGCGGTGTCGGTGGCGTGGACCTCCGCGAGGTCCCGCCGGACCCGCGCTTCCCGGCCCGGGGCGTCGGGGCCCGTCACCGAGGTCGAGACCAGCGCGTACCCGGCGGGTGCGCAGCCGGGTACGGCCTCGCTGAGTACCACGGTGTTCAGGAAGCGGCGCCTGCTGTCGACGAGCAGGGTCGGTTCCCGCAACGGGGACGAACGGGCCACGTGGTAGTACGTCGTGACGGTGCGGGTCTCCGGGACCGTCAGGCCGGGCAGCAGCCGCGCGGCCCTTTCCGGACCCGTCGCCACCACTACGACGGGCGCCGGACGCTCCGTCCCGTCCTCGCAGAGCACACCGTCGTCGGTGAGGCTGTGCACGGGGGTGTCCACGGACAGGGTGCGCGGCGGCAGCGCCCCGGCGAGCGCCGCCGGTACGGCTCCGATGCCGGCTGCGGGCAGACAGAGGGTGCCGCGCAGCATGCTGCGCCAGACGAGGTGGAAGACGCGGGACGAGGTCTCCAGTTCCTCCTCCAGGAACACGCCCGACAGGAACGGCTGGAACAGGGTCCGCACCAGCTCCTCGGAGATGCCCGCATCGGCCAGTTCGGTGCGCGTCGTGCGGTCGGCGCGCCGCCTGATAGCGCTCACCGGGCCGAGCATGTCGCGGGCCGAGAGCACCCCGAGCGCCAGCAGATCGCGGCCGGAGGCCAGCCGTCCGGACAGCAGTTCACGGACCGAACCGGGGCGGCGGGTCGGGTCGCCGAACCGGACCCGGCCGGTGGAGCCGGTCCCGGTCTGCACGAGCACGCCCGGCGTGAAGGGGTGCAGCCGCAGATCACGGAGGGTCAGGCGCTTTCTTACCTGGGGGTAGGACGTGTTGAACACCTGGAACCCGCGGTCGAGGAGGAAGCCGTCCCGGCGGTCGGTACGCATGCGGCCGCCCACTTCGTCCGACGCCTCCAGGAGGTGGACGGAGAGTCCGGCAGCGGTCAGATCGGCAGCACAGGCGAGGCCTGCCGCTCCCGCTCCGATCACGAGGACATCGGGCCGGGGCACCGCGGGGTTCGCCATGGGATTCGCCTTTCGTACGGGCTGGAGGCCGCGGCCGGGGCCCGGCGGGGAGCCGGGCCCGTGCGACCGGGTCGGTCCGGGCCGGGCTCATCGCGCATGCTCCCAGCTCAGGGCGGACCGGTCCGGCAGGCGGTGGGCGGCGCGTCCTACCGTGCGCACAGTCCGGTGAGCATCCTGATCGCCTCGGCCAGCTCCCGTGGCCGGTGGGTGCCGGGCATCGGGGGGCCCGCCCAGCCGGGTCCGGCGATCAGCACGGCCGGACGGGTCCTGGCGCCCCGTATCCCCCGTTCGCTGGATGCCACGTGGTGCGCCAGCGGGCGCGCCGCCGTGTTCCGCGACTGGGACCACAGCACCACGGCCGACGGGCCGGTCCTGCGCACGGCCTCGCTCAGCGCCTCGCCCGGCACCGACGCACCGAACATCCGTACGCCCAGGCCCCGTTCGGTGAGGCAGGCGGCGAGCGCCTCCAGGGGAAGCGTGTGCGTCTCGCCCGGCGTGCAGGCCAGCAGGGTGAGCCCGGTGCCGTCCTCGGCGGCGGGCCGCACGGTCACCCGCCGCAGGGCGCTGGAGACGTGCCAGGACAGCAGGTGCTCGACCTCGACGTACCGCTCACCGGACGTCTGCCATTTGCGTCCCACCGCGTGCAGTGTCGGCATGATCACCTGGTCCCAGGCGGCCACCGGCCCGTACCGGTCGATCGCGGCGGTCAGCCGGTCGTCGATGGTCCGCGCGTCCAGTCGGAGTGCCGCGCTCATGAGCCCTCGGCGTTCGTGGCGTGCGGCGTCCGGGGCGAGTGCGTCCGGCTCCGAGTCGGCGGGCTCCGGGAGCGGCGGGAGTGCGGGGAGCACCGAGTGGTGTGCGGCGGCTTGGGTCTGAGTGCCGGGCGCCGCGTTCAGTGCCGTGCGGGCGGCCTCCGCCGGGGGTACGCCGGAACCGGTCAGCTCGCACATGCGTTCCAGTACGGCGATGTCCTCGGCCGTCCACCGGCGGTGCCTGCCTCCCTGCCTGCCGGCGGGGCCGATGCCGTAGCGGCGGTCCCAGGTCCGGAGTGTCGTCGGCGCGACGCCGAGCCGGCGTGCCACTGTGCCGGTGGTCAGGCCGTGCTCGTCGGATCCCGCCTGGGCCCGTTCCGTGGAGGACGGCATGCGTTTGATCATACGACGCAGAATCGACGCAGGTTGTCCGGGCGGGTTCGCTGTTGGAACGCTGCCGCTCACGGGCCCCGGTCGGAGGCCCGGAGAGCACACCGGACGTCTCCGGCCACCGGCCCGAGACGCGGTTCCCGGGCCGGTGGCGCCCGGAGGAAGGAAAGCCATGACCGCGCTCGCACCGCAGGACACGCGGCCCGGCAGGCCGGATCCGCGACCGTGCGCCGCGCAGGACCTCACCGACGAGGAGCTGGGCGCCGGTCTGGTGCGCGGCAGCGAGGACTGCTTCGCCGCCGCCTACCGAAGGTGGGGCGCGCTCGTGCACTCCCTGGCCGCCCGGTCCCTCGGTGACAGCCGCGAGGCGGAGGACGTCACCCAGCAGGTCTTCATGGCCGCCTGGCGCGGCAGGCTCGGCTACCGCCCGGAGCGCGGCCCGCTGCCCGGCTGGCTCGTCGGCATCACCCGGCGCAAGATCGCGGACGCGCTCGCCGCCCGTACCCGCCGTGCCGAGCTGGCCGCCGCGACGGCGGCGCGGCTACGGCTCGTGGAGTCCGGCGCGGCCGGGGGCCCGGACTCGGCGCTGGACCGGGTCCTGGTCGGTACGGAGCTGGGGAAGCTGCCCCAGGTACAGCGCCGCATCCTGCACATGGCCTATTACGACGGCCTCCCCCAGACCCGCATCGCGGAACTGACGGGGCTCCCGCTCGGCACGGTCAAGAGCCATGTGCGCCGCGCGCTGCACCGGATCCGGCGTTCACTGTCAGGCGGTGACGCGGAGCGGTGACCGGGACGGATCGGCGGCAGGGTCGCGGGCGGGGCGACTACCGACGCACAACCGACGCGCAGTGCTCCGAAGCCCCGCGAGTGTGACCATGGGCGGGTGCGTCCGCCGCATCCGGACGCCTCGGGGAGCGTGATGCGTGACGACGAGGCACGGTGAGGCGAGCGGTAACCGGCCGATGCGGAGAGCCCATGACGACCAACAGCACGGAGAAGCCCGAGAAGTCCCTGCACTGCCTAGTGACCGGGGCCACCGGATACATCGGGGGCCGGCTGGTGCCCGAGCTCCTGGAGGCCGGGCACCGGGTGCGGTGCATGGTGCGCACCCCCCGGAAACTGCGGGACTACCCGTGGGCCGCGGACGTCGAGATCGTCCGGGGAGATGTCACCGACGCGGAGTCCGTCGCCGCCGCCATGGCGGACATCGACGTGGCCTACTACCTGGTGCACGCGCTGACGACCGGTGCGGACTTCGAGGAGACGGACCGCAGGGCGGCCACGGTCTTCGCGGAGTCGGCCGCCGGGGAAGGCGTCGGCCGGATCGTCTATCTCGGCGGGCTCACGCCGCCGGGCGTACCCGCGCGGGAGCTCTCGCCGCATCTGCGCTCGCGCGACGAGGTCGGCAGGATCCTGCTGGATTCCGGGGTCCCGACCACGGCCCTGCGGGCCGCGGTCATCATCGGATCCGGTTCGGCCTCGTTCGAGATGCTGCGCTACCTCACGGAACGGCTGCCGGTCATGGTGACGCCGAGCTGGGTGTCGACCCGGATCCAGCCGATCGCGGTCCGGGACGTGCTGCGCTACCTCGTGGGCAGTGCCCGGATGCCCCGGGACGTGAACCGTACGTTCGACATCGGCGGCCCCGACGTCATCACGTACCGCGAGATGATGCAGCGGTACGCGGAGATCGCGGCGCTCCCGCACCGGCTGATCCTGCCCGTCCCGATGCTGACACCACGGCTGTCCAGCCACTGGATCGGGCTGGTCACGCCCGTCCCCAGGTCGATCGCGCGGCCGCTGGCGGAGTCGCTGCGGTACGAGGTGGTGTGCCAGGAGCACGACATCGTGCGGTACGTGCCCGACGGGCCGGGGCAGCCCTTCACGTTCGAGAGGGCCCTGCGGCTGGCCCTCCAGCGGGTGCGCGAGGCCCGGGTCACCACCCGGTGGTCCTCGGCGTCGGTGCCCGGCGTGCCGAGCGACCCGCTGCCCACCGACCCCGACTGGGCCGGCGGCAGCCTCTACACGGATGTGCGGGAACTGGACGTCGAGGCGTCGCAGGAAGCCCTCTGGAAGGTCGTCGAGGGCATCGGCGGCGATCACGGCTGGTATTCGTTCCCGCTGGCGTGGGCCGTGCGCGGCTGGCTCGACCGGCTGGTGGGAGGGGTGGGCCTGCGCCGCGGGCGCCGGGACACCGACCGGCTGCGGGTGGGTGACTCCCTGGACTTCTGGCGGGTCGAGGAGATCGAACCCGGCCGGCTGCTGCGGCTGCGCGCGGAGATGCGGCTGCCCGGCCTGGCCTGGCTGGAGATGTACGCGGAACGGGACGAGCGGGGCCGGGCGCACTACCGGCAGCGGGCGCTCTTCCATCCCCGCGGACTGCTCGGCCACGCGTACTGGTGGAGCGTGTCGCCGTTCCACGCGATCGTGTTCGGCGGCATGGCCCGCAACATCGCACGGGCCGCCGCGGCGCTGCCGTCCTCCCCGGCGGCGGAGGAACACGGCGCGCTGTCCCGGTGACCAGCGCATCCGCCGGGGGCCCGCGGACGGAACAGGAACATGTCCACGCCCCCCACCAGGAGTTGCGCCATGACCGTAGCGGTCGTCCTCTTCACCGCCGATCTCCGTCTGCACGACCATCCACCCATGCATGCCGCGCTCGCGTCCTGCGACGAGGTCGTGCCCCTGTTCGTCCGCGACACGGGAATCGACGCGGCGGGGTTCGGCGCCCCGAACCGCCGCGCCTTCCTTGCCGACTGCCTGCGGGACCTCGACGCGGGACTGCGCGAGCGGGGCGGCCGGCTGGTGATCCGCTCGGGCGACGTGGTCGCCGAGGTGTGCCGGCTCGTCTCCGAGACCGGTGCGGGCGACGTCCATCTGGCCGCGGGGGTCAGCGCCTACGCCCATCGCCGCGAGGAACGGCTGCGGGCGGCCCTGGAGTCCGGCGGGACCCGGCTGCACGTCCACGACGGCGTGGTCACCGCGGTCGCGCCGGGCGCCGTGACCCCCGCGGGCTCTGACCACTTCGCCGTGTTCACCCCGTACTTCAGGCGCTGGTCCGGGGAGCGGATGCGTGACCCCTTCGGTGCGCCGCGAGCGGTACGGGTGCCACCGGGACCGGGGTCGCAGGACGTGCCGGTCCGCGCCGCCGTGTCCGGCGTCTCGGCAGGACTCGCCGAGGGCGGCGAGCGGGAGGCCCGCAAACGGTTCACGGCCTGGCGGCGCCACGGGCTCGCGGCGTACGAGGACCGCCATGACGACCTGCCGGGAGACGCCACGTCCCGCCTCTCGCCGCATCTGCACTTCGGCACCCTCTCCCCCGCGGAACTGATCCACCGGGCGCGCGCGGCCGGTGGCGTGGGAGCCGACGCGTTCGTCCGGCAGCTCTGCTGGCGCGAGTTCCATCATCAGGTCCTCGCGGCCAGGCCCGGCGCGGCCCGCCTCGACTACCGGACCCGGCACGACCACTGGCGGTCCGGGACCGCTGCCGCCGAGGAGACCGAGGCGTGGCGGCAGGGCCGCACCGGCTACCCGGTGGTCGACGCCGCCATGCGCCAGCTGCGCCACGAGGGCTGGATGCACAACCGCGGCCGACTGCTCGCCGCGGGCTTCCTGACCAAGACCCTGTACGTGGACTGGCGCGTCGGCGCCCGGCACTTCCTGGATCTGCTGGTGGACGGAGACGTCGCCAACAACCAGCTGAACTGGCAGTGGATGGCCGGAACGGGGACGGACAGCCGCCCCAACCGGGTGCTCAATCCGGTGCTCCAGGCCAAGCGCTACGACCCGGACGGCGACTACGTCCGACGGTGGGTGCCGGAGCTGGCGGCGCTGGCCGGGCCCGCCGTGCACGAGCCGTGGAAGCTGCGCGGCGCGGAGCGCGCCCGGCTGGACTATCCGGATCCGGTGGTGGACCTGGCCGACGGGCTGGAGCGGTTCAGGCAGGCGCGCGGACTGGAGTGAGCGCCGCGGGCGCGCGCGGGTGTGCCGGACGGCCGGCGCGGCGCCGCACCGCGCGGCACGCCGGTCCGGCGGCAACACACCCCTGCGGGCCCGGCGCCAGCGAAAATGCGGCCATGCCGACTCCCGACGCGCCGTCCGCCCCGGCCGGCCGTGCCACCGCGGACGAGCCGCGCGGCCATACGGCCCTGCTGCTCCTGTCGGCGGCGTCCGGCGCGGCGGACGCGTTCGTCTTCATCTGCGTGGGCCAGGTCTTCGCCGGGGTGATGACGGGGAACCTGGTCCTGCTGGGAGCCTCCGCCGCCGGGGCGGGCGAGGAGGGGGTGGCGCCGCGGGTGGTGGCGGCGCTCGTCTCTTACGGCTTGGGGGTGGCGTGGGGTGCGGTGGCGGGCGAGCGGGTGTGGCGGCGGGTGCCGGTCATGCTGACGGCCGAGGTGGCGCTGCTCGCCGCGGCCGCTGTGCTGTGGGGGCTGGGTCTGATCACGTCGGACGCGGACCGGCTGGGCCTGCTGGCCCTCATGGGGCTCGCGATGGGGATCCAGGCCCGCCTCCGCGCGACACCCACGAACTACTTCACCGGCACGCTGACCTCCCTCGTCGGCAGGCTGGCCGTGGGGTCCTGGCGGCGGGGTGACGGCTGGGTGGCCGGCCGGCTGGCCGCCGTGGTGGCGGGAGCGGCGGCGTCCGCGCTGGCCGTGCGCGAATGGCCGGGCACCGGGGCCGTGGCAGCGGCGGCGCTCGCCGCGGCGGCGCTGCTGATCGAGGCCGCACCGCGCCGGCGGTGAACCGGGGCGGGGCGCCGCGACCCGGCAAAAGGGAAGCCCCGGCCGGATCGGGGGAATCCAGCCGGGGCAGTTCTTGGTGTGTGCGCTCAGCG includes these proteins:
- a CDS encoding DUF6221 family protein, encoding MTDNARLVAFVRARLDEEEDVARAAGGEGWRCPAEVPGEIHDRTGAIAFSLRTHGYDHHIARQDPARTLQRIETSRVLLDEYAEVAALDTDRPERDFASGRAFGLGFVVRQMAAEHAGHPEYQVKWLPRFTQ
- a CDS encoding nitroreductase family deazaflavin-dependent oxidoreductase, producing MPLQGEYEPSPSQWVRDQVEQYESSGGTEGTTMRDLPVIILTTRGARSGKIRKTPLMRVEHNGAYAVVASKGGAPEHPVWYYNLTADPRAELQDGPVRQDMNVREVTGDEKALWWERAVEAFPDYADYQKKTDRQIPVFVLEPAQTAH
- a CDS encoding lytic polysaccharide monooxygenase auxiliary activity family 9 protein produces the protein MHAKRKTAVAVGAVLAPVLALSLPAGSASAHGYISSPPSRQAQCAAGTVSCGSITYEPQSVEGPKGLTSCSGGNSAFAELDDDAKGWKVTPVSSSTSFQWVLTARHSTSTWQYFASGQKIAEFNDNGAQPGATVTHQVDFGSLKGQQKVLAVWNIADTANAFYACIDVNVS
- a CDS encoding DUF4230 domain-containing protein gives rise to the protein MTSTDLPTDAPGESDRQAGGGRGNGPRRSRRWGRVVAVGAVAVALLLLGTRLSLLPGLGDIFGEKTNDRSGPAVLKSIRDMSRYEAAAGNFQVVVDLEKDTKFLPDAIRGSRTLYVGAGTVGASVDLGDVAENGVVVNEDRTTAELRLPHAVLGKPALDPDRSYAVSKQRGLFDRIGDFFSDNPGSEQAVNKLAAQHIGEAAKESGLTQRAEKNTTAMLQGLLGSLGFEQVTVHYGDVRK
- a CDS encoding DUF4389 domain-containing protein, whose product is MADAQWSPGRRAGDADEFLPVLDLIEPIRQRRLTVLVRLLLLIPHFVVLFFLEIAAFFTAVFGWFAALVLGRLPEPVFRFLAGVLGYRTRVGASGMLLVDRYPPFALNPPSGYPVQIDVRPTGLNRLAVFFRLILVIPAAIVQSLVTSGWYVLAILWWLITLILGRMPRPLFQATAATLRYDMRVSAYMSLLSPAYPKRLFGEDALSVPERQGRSATRPLVMSGAAKALVVLFLVLGLVSALTTSVTRSSSDDTDMWMRQQSGRIVHPSTGMVGR
- a CDS encoding VanZ family protein, which codes for MNAEAESGTQSGTRRRTWGSVLLQVTFLVLAFVAMVGFSVVLAKVTLTPSPASEELVKSNLRPGRSLRQYAEDYTFLAACKQAGGNLVLGMPFGVLLPILVPRRLRMIRMVLLTVLVIAIVELVQGALVAGRAFDVDDVILNTAGALLGYLLLGRRLSHRYHVLAAGPEPEPVPEPVDERTRAPKSAARDAHGTETRRRPWQGAWAKVAERTKPTTNQGAKPPKSPAKKPGTKPRANAKPRPEPKPKSVATNKPKAAATTAKPKPKPTPKAGATAAKPKSVSARGKTPRADTERTSPGRALLDRFRGR
- a CDS encoding NAD(P)/FAD-dependent oxidoreductase; translated protein: MANPAVPRPDVLVIGAGAAGLACAADLTAAGLSVHLLEASDEVGGRMRTDRRDGFLLDRGFQVFNTSYPQVRKRLTLRDLRLHPFTPGVLVQTGTGSTGRVRFGDPTRRPGSVRELLSGRLASGRDLLALGVLSARDMLGPVSAIRRRADRTTRTELADAGISEELVRTLFQPFLSGVFLEEELETSSRVFHLVWRSMLRGTLCLPAAGIGAVPAALAGALPPRTLSVDTPVHSLTDDGVLCEDGTERPAPVVVVATGPERAARLLPGLTVPETRTVTTYYHVARSSPLREPTLLVDSRRRFLNTVVLSEAVPGCAPAGYALVSTSVTGPDAPGREARVRRDLAEVHATDTAAWDLLATYSVPGALPAMPPPWPLSRTSRVGPGRYVCGDHRATGSVQGALASGARAAREVLADRR
- a CDS encoding MerR family transcriptional regulator, producing MPSSTERAQAGSDEHGLTTGTVARRLGVAPTTLRTWDRRYGIGPAGRQGGRHRRWTAEDIAVLERMCELTGSGVPPAEAARTALNAAPGTQTQAAAHHSVLPALPPLPEPADSEPDALAPDAARHERRGLMSAALRLDARTIDDRLTAAIDRYGPVAAWDQVIMPTLHAVGRKWQTSGERYVEVEHLLSWHVSSALRRVTVRPAAEDGTGLTLLACTPGETHTLPLEALAACLTERGLGVRMFGASVPGEALSEAVRRTGPSAVVLWSQSRNTAARPLAHHVASSERGIRGARTRPAVLIAGPGWAGPPMPGTHRPRELAEAIRMLTGLCAR
- a CDS encoding sigma-70 family RNA polymerase sigma factor; protein product: MTALAPQDTRPGRPDPRPCAAQDLTDEELGAGLVRGSEDCFAAAYRRWGALVHSLAARSLGDSREAEDVTQQVFMAAWRGRLGYRPERGPLPGWLVGITRRKIADALAARTRRAELAAATAARLRLVESGAAGGPDSALDRVLVGTELGKLPQVQRRILHMAYYDGLPQTRIAELTGLPLGTVKSHVRRALHRIRRSLSGGDAER